The following is a genomic window from Nymphaea colorata isolate Beijing-Zhang1983 chromosome 3, ASM883128v2, whole genome shotgun sequence.
CTTTCGCAGTGCATCGCATAGCAATCAACAACACTTTGCTTACCTCCTCTTTGATCGAGGAGTCCAGGAATTCTGCTGTGAGACATGGATCAATGACTTTATTGCTGCTGATTAGAGTAGCATTAACCCAGCCGACAATGTCCATCTCCTCACCAAAAGAAGGATCTAGCGCCTTCTTCCTAGTTAGCAGTTCAAGGAGGAGAACTCCATAGCTATACACATCAGATTCTTTGCTCTTCAAAGTTGAAAATGCCATCTCTGCTTGGATAATGAACAGAAAATGAGGTAAGTTAACCACTTGACTTATAGAGGTTGACTAACGTAGCATTAACTTTGAGTGAGCAACATCCTTTATTAAATTAGATTGGATGTTTGTGAAGATTCTGTATATCTCGGAACTGTAATGGAGAATAACCATACCTGGTGCCATATACCCTGGGGTGCCCACTACGGAGCTGGAAGGAGGCCCTGTGGATGAGAGTTTCATGAGCTTTGCAATACCAAAATCTGATATATGGGGCTCCATTTCCGAATCTAATAGAACATTCTTCGGTTTGATGTCCCTGTGTATTATAGCAGGGTTGCAATCGTGGTGCAGATATGCCAAACCTTGTGCAATCCCTAGAGCAATTCTATATCTCACATTCCATTCTAAAAGTGGAGGTGGTCTGACTTCATGTAAAACATCGTGAAGACTTCCATTTTCCATGAAATCGTACAAGATCAATCCATGGCTATCTCTGAACCAAAAATTTTCCAGCTTTAACAAATTCCTGTGCTTTATGCTGCCAAgagtttgaatttctttcatcaTACTTTTGTTAGGTCCTTTACGACCTTTGAAATCAATCTTCTTCACTACATATGGTTTCCCCAGACCATGTTCCACTTTATAAATGGTGCCATGTGCTCCTCTtccgatgatatattgctggttCAAGTTCCCAGTTGCTTCCATTACCCGGTTCAACATGGAAGACGGCCCTTCCTGTAATTGTAATTCTGCTACGTTGGAATGTGGATGGCTAAGAGGAAGCAACTTGACAACCGTCAATAAGAGTACAGAAAGAAAAATAGCCCCAAGAACTATCGCAACGACCATAACTCTAGTCGTTCTGTGATCTGATTTGGTGGCTTTGCAGCGAGCCAAGATGCCGTCGTCACAGATTATGTCGTCCTGAAGGCAAGGAATGCACAGTCCTGAATTGCCCAGAAAAGATGTAGGGGAAATGTTTAGAAACTTCACCCATGAATGTGGGATCGCACCAACGAAGTGATTATGAGAAACGTTCACTTGAAGTATCGACTGAAGACCAACCAATGGCGATAGGTTACCAGTCAGATTGTTGAGAGATATATCCAAACTTTGAAGTTTATACAGTTGGCCTAGCTGCAGCGGAATTTGACCAACTAGCCCATTGCAACTGATATTTAATCCAATATCCAGGCTCTGTATTTCTCCCAGTGAGGGAGGGATATCTCCCCCAAGCATGTTTCCTCCAAGTTGGAGTTCTAACAGCCTACCAAATGCAGATAAGAACTCAGGTATGCCACCTGTGAATCGGTTCTCTTGGAGCATCAGATATTGCATTTTATTTAAACCTGCTAGGCTAGATGGAATCAAACCACTCAAGCTATTAAAACCCAGGTCCAATAAGTATAGCTCCTTGCAGTTGGAGATCTGGACAGGTAGTTGACCACGCAGATTGTTGTGGGACAGAACAAGACGACGCAAATCCCGAAGGTTTCCTAGCTCTTGAGGAAGAATGCCATTGAGCTTATTGGAAGACAAGTTAATAGATGTGAGATTGGTACAGTAGCGGATGCTGGGAGGGATAAATCCCTCAATGAGATTTCCTGTTATGTCCATATAGGATAGGCCGCAATTCTTTGAGAATTCTGGAAGACTGCCACTTAAGTTGTTGTTACTAAGTATCATCCTTGTCAGACTAGTGCATTTCCCTACTTCAAGAGGTATACTACCATTGAAAAAGTTGTGTCCAAGATCTAGAATTTTTAGCTTCCTGTTCAAGCAAATGCTAGTTGGTATGAAACCAGTGAATTGATTGTTCGTCAAATCTATCGATTGTAAACTACTACTCGACCCAAAACTGGGCGGTAACGCTCCAGAAAGCCGATTATTAAACAAAGAAAGGTTCCTCAGCATCTTCGTCTCCGCCAATTCAGGAGGCACCTCCCCAGAAAGGTTGttattataaagaaaaagaacttccAGGGTGGGAATTCTCAGGATTTCAGGTGGAATTCCACCATCGAGAGAATTAATGAACAATGAAAGTGTTCGTAAATTGGTTAACTTACCAATCTGAGAAGGAATCCTTCCACGGAGCTGGTTCTCATTTATCTGCAAATCAGTCAATGATGCACAGTTGCCGATCTCTGGAGGAATCGACCCCGACAACTGGTTCTTTGACAGGTAGAGCTGCGAGAGCTTCGTCAGGGAGCCGAAGGAAGCGGGAATAGAGCCGCTTAAACTGTTGTCTACCATGGCTAACGCCACGAGTTCACTGCAGTTTCCCAACTGCATTGGGATTTGACCACTGAAACTATTGAAGGACAATATTAATACATTCAAGCTTCCACACCCACCATCACCAATCTGAACTCTTCCACTGAACCTGTTCCGGTGAACATCAACATAACCAAGGCCACTGATTCTGTTCAACGTCGGGGGCAATGAACCAACCAGCTGGTTGTTGAACAGATAAAGTTCCGTCAGTTGGGTGCAATTGCCAATCGATTCGGGAAGGACACCGAAGAGGCAATTGTCACTCAACCAAGCAATTCTCAACGTCGTTAAGTTCCCCATACTGTCTGGAATTATGCCAGAGAAGTTGTTCTGGTTCAGGTAGAGCGTTTCCAGTAGCGGAagctgaaacagagtcctcggaAGGCCATTGTTCAAGAAGTTCCCGTAGAGTGACAGGGAGCTCAGTCTTTTCAACCTTCCAAAGCTCTCAGGAATTGGGCCACTGAGGAAGTTCATTGACAGGTCTAGGTACACCAGCTCTGTACAGTTACCAAGCGTCGCCGGGATTTCTCCAGATAGGTTGTTTCCGGCGAGGTCGACCTTCTGGAGATGGGCCAAGAGCCCTATCTCAGATACCAACTTGCCAGAAACACCAACTTGGCTCATATTGATGCTTACCACCCTGTGTAGGCGATTGCAAAGAACACCTCTCCACATGCAAGGAGTAGCATCCGAAACATTCCAGGTTCCGCTTACTTGTTCAGGAAGAACCCAtcctttagagagagagagcagcacAAGTCCATCACGACTTAGACACGAAGCCAGACGAAAGGATGATACTGCGacgacgaggatgacaatggtgGCACGTATTGCAATTCCGTGTTCTCCTTTCATCCTCAAGGCAACACCTCAAGATTTGTTCCTCCAGCAGAAGCCCAAGAATTCGGCCATGATGAACTGTGAAGGACACATTAGCCTTTACTCCAAATCCATCATTTCTTTTACAAGGACCACTGAAACGCGGAGAGCGAAGTTtagaggagaaagaggaaggaagcaGGCGCCATTCAATTAAAAGGACAGCAGAAATAGAGTCGGGCAGACGCGTGCATTTATTTGGAGATTGCGTTGGACTCCACGGAGTCTGATCAGGACAGCAATGCAGCCATATCCGCTCAATGTTTTTCAGCTAAACTGCAACTCCAAAACCTATTAAATCTTATTTAAAACAGATGCAGTTTACATACCGAATACTTTCCCTCTCCTTTAATATAAGGATATAATTTTGTGTTTCGAGTCCGCTTTGTCATAATTATAAGTTATAATAATGGGCTCGCACCTATAATTTGATGTCAGCTTAGAGTTCTTACTGGCAATTGTCAGATAAGGATCTAGTTCTACCGTTGAAGGCTCAGGTAGCTAAGTGAGACGGCAATGGCGTCGTTGTTTCTAATAAGAGgaaataaaaagcaaaatggaaaagtaCAAATTTCACCTCACATTTTAACCTTAGCCaacaaaactttgaattttatgATAAACTTCATAAACACATACTTCAAAATCTGTTGCCAACCCAAAAGCAGACTAGAAAAGAAGACTCCCCTGGTCTTAAATATTTCATGTCATTCTCCTATAGAAGCTTTTATTAGCGGCTGCAAAGCCATTTTGCAGAGAAATAGTTTGGCACGAACCCAACTTTCTTAGACATACCAATTAGCCATTTGTTTAGTGCTGAGACGGTGCGCTTAGCTTCTCCAACACAATGCATGCTCCGAGCCACCAACCAAAGCTTACTGACAACACGACACTGGGAATGGCATCACTTGTGAGCAGAATCTAGGTGCAGCTTCACCCACTTGTGTTGCTGCCACCTTACATGGAGTAGGACACGCCCACTGTTAAGTATCCGTCAATTATTTGCTGAAGGTCTTCTTCGCTATCAAGACTGGTATCCTAATGCAACTACTGATCGAAGGCAATCAGATGACATTAATCGTATTTGGAATATAATTGTCTTTCCGGTCTCGTCCAAATCTTAACTGCGCTTGAATTCTTATTAGTCaattaaaatggaagagaattTGAATGTGAAGGTGGGAGGTCTGTTAGGTAACGCTTTCCAGTGAGCAGGGATTAATGCTACTATGTAAGCGAGAGCCAAAGCTTTCCCCCCTTGTCCTTGACCCTAAGGTCTTGAACTATGTCAGTATCAGGCAGTCAGATTTCACTTGTTTCAACTTGCACCTAGAAACCTACCTCCATTTTTGTATACAAAAGCATAGCATTATGTATGTCAAACTGAAGAAGCGTAACATAAAACATGTCCCTAGTCCATCCATTTAAGCTAATGCTCTGCGGGCGTATTAGACGATGCTTCCAACAATGtaacaacaaaaggaaatagcAGGAAGATTCTTC
Proteins encoded in this region:
- the LOC116250632 gene encoding receptor-like protein kinase isoform X2; its protein translation is MKGEHGIAIRATIVILVVAVSSFRLASCLSRDGLVLLSLSKGWVLPEQVSGTWNVSDATPCMWRGVLCNRLHRVVSINMSQVGVSGKLVSEIGLLAHLQKVDLAGNNLSGEIPATLGNCTELVYLDLSMNFLSGPIPESFGRLKRLSSLSLYGNFLNNGLPRTLFQLPLLETLYLNQNNFSGIIPDSMGNLTTLRIAWLSDNCLFGVLPESIGNCTQLTELYLFNNQLVGSLPPTLNRISGLGYVDVHRNRFSGRVQIGDGGCGSLNVLILSFNSFSGQIPMQLGNCSELVALAMVDNSLSGSIPASFGSLTKLSQLYLSKNQLSGSIPPEIGNCASLTDLQINENQLRGRIPSQIGGIPEFLSAFGRLLELQLGGNMLGGDIPPSLGEIQSLDIGLNISCNGLVGQIPLQLGQLYKLQSLDISLNNLTGNLSPLVGLQSILQVNVSHNHFVGAIPHSWVKFLNISPTSFLGNSGLCIPCLQDDIICDDGILARCKATKSDHRTTRVMVVAIVLGAIFLSVLLLTVVKLLPLSHPHSNVAELQLQEGPSSMLNRVMEATGNLNQQYIIGRGAHGTIYKVEHGLGKPYVVKKIDFKGRKGPNKSMMKEIQTLGSIKHRNLLKLENFWFRDSHGLILYDFMENGSLHDVLHEVRPPPLLEWNVRYRIALGIAQGLAYLHHDCNPAIIHRDIKPKNVLLDSEMEPHISDFGIAKLMKLSSTGPPSSSVVGTPGYMAPEMAFSTLKSKESDVYSYGVLLLELLTRKKALDPSFGEEMDIVGWVNATLISSNKVIDPCLTAEFLDSSIKEEVSKVLLIAMRCTAKDPSGRPTMRGVVKRVLDIKATKLE
- the LOC116250632 gene encoding receptor-like protein kinase isoform X3 — encoded protein: MKGEHGIAIRATIVILVVAVSSFRLASCLSRDGLVLLSLSKGWVLPEQVSGTWNVSDATPCMWRGVLCNRLHRVVSINMSQVGVSGKLVSEIGLLAHLQKVDLAGNNLSGEIPATLGNCTELVYLDLSMNFLSGPIPESFGRLKRLSSLSLYGNFLNNGLPRTLFQLPLLETLYLNQNNFSGIIPDSMGNLTTLRIAWLSDNCLFGVLPESIGNCTQLTELYLFNNQLVGSLPPTLNRISGLGYVDVHRNRFSGRVQIGDGGCGSLNVLILSFNSFSGQIPMQLGNCSELVALAMVDNSLSGSIPASFGSLTKLSQLYLSKNQLSGSIPPEIGNCASLTDLQINENQLRGRIPSQIGLCIPCLQDDIICDDGILARCKATKSDHRTTRVMVVAIVLGAIFLSVLLLTVVKLLPLSHPHSNVAELQLQEGPSSMLNRVMEATGNLNQQYIIGRGAHGTIYKVEHGLGKPYVVKKIDFKGRKGPNKSMMKEIQTLGSIKHRNLLKLENFWFRDSHGLILYDFMENGSLHDVLHEVRPPPLLEWNVRYRIALGIAQGLAYLHHDCNPAIIHRDIKPKNVLLDSEMEPHISDFGIAKLMKLSSTGPPSSSVVGTPGYMAPEMAFSTLKSKESDVYSYGVLLLELLTRKKALDPSFGEEMDIVGWVNATLISSNKVIDPCLTAEFLDSSIKEEVSKVLLIAMRCTAKDPSGRPTMRGVVKRVLDIKATKLE
- the LOC116250632 gene encoding receptor-like protein kinase isoform X1, which gives rise to MKGEHGIAIRATIVILVVAVSSFRLASCLSRDGLVLLSLSKGWVLPEQVSGTWNVSDATPCMWRGVLCNRLHRVVSINMSQVGVSGKLVSEIGLLAHLQKVDLAGNNLSGEIPATLGNCTELVYLDLSMNFLSGPIPESFGRLKRLSSLSLYGNFLNNGLPRTLFQLPLLETLYLNQNNFSGIIPDSMGNLTTLRIAWLSDNCLFGVLPESIGNCTQLTELYLFNNQLVGSLPPTLNRISGLGYVDVHRNRFSGRVQIGDGGCGSLNVLILSFNSFSGQIPMQLGNCSELVALAMVDNSLSGSIPASFGSLTKLSQLYLSKNQLSGSIPPEIGNCASLTDLQINENQLRGRIPSQIGKLTNLRTLSLFINSLDGGIPPEILRIPTLEVLFLYNNNLSGEVPPELAETKMLRNLSLFNNRLSGALPPSFGSSSSLQSIDLTNNQFTGFIPTSICLNRKLKILDLGHNFFNGSIPLEVGKCTSLTRMILSNNNLSGSLPEFSKNCGLSYMDITGNLIEGFIPPSIRYCTNLTSINLSSNKLNGILPQELGNLRDLRRLVLSHNNLRGQLPVQISNCKELYLLDLGFNSLSGLIPSSLAGLNKMQYLMLQENRFTGGIPEFLSAFGRLLELQLGGNMLGGDIPPSLGEIQSLDIGLNISCNGLVGQIPLQLGQLYKLQSLDISLNNLTGNLSPLVGLQSILQVNVSHNHFVGAIPHSWVKFLNISPTSFLGNSGLCIPCLQDDIICDDGILARCKATKSDHRTTRVMVVAIVLGAIFLSVLLLTVVKLLPLSHPHSNVAELQLQEGPSSMLNRVMEATGNLNQQYIIGRGAHGTIYKVEHGLGKPYVVKKIDFKGRKGPNKSMMKEIQTLGSIKHRNLLKLENFWFRDSHGLILYDFMENGSLHDVLHEVRPPPLLEWNVRYRIALGIAQGLAYLHHDCNPAIIHRDIKPKNVLLDSEMEPHISDFGIAKLMKLSSTGPPSSSVVGTPGYMAPEMAFSTLKSKESDVYSYGVLLLELLTRKKALDPSFGEEMDIVGWVNATLISSNKVIDPCLTAEFLDSSIKEEVSKVLLIAMRCTAKDPSGRPTMRGVVKRVLDIKATKLE